The Planctellipticum variicoloris DNA window CTGAGCATCCGCTGACGTCCGGAGACATTGATCACCGGAGCGTCGGTCGTCAGCCGGGCGATTGCCGGCTGCAGCAGCGCCTGATGGAACACCAGCAGGGCCGCCACCAGCGCGAAGGCCCACCAGGACCGCTGCCCCAGCAGCCGGGCCGAGCTGGTCCGCACCGGCAGCACTCCGCTCTCAGCGGCGTCAGCCGACGACCAGGTCGTGCGTGCAGACCGTTCAACCATCAGAGGATTCACATCAGCGGGACATCATGGGTGGGGTCGAGATGACCCTCTTTCCGGCAAAAGCAAATGCCGTTCCCCACATCGACCGGCAACGGCATTGCTGCTGAAAATCGAGGCGTTGCCGCACCAGTCTGCAAAGTCTCTCGGGAAATCAGGGGCAGGCATGCTCGCCGCGGCAGCAGTGGAGTGCCGCGCGAATGGGCATGAACTTGCCCGTCGACTTCGGAAACCCGCAGTCGAGTCATGCTAAACCGCATCCCCGGCGGCGAATCCGAGCGAGAAGTTCCGCACTCGAAACTTCGGCTCTCCGAAGAGCGACGCCGCCTGAATGAGATCCCGCGATCAACGGCTGCGGAATTTGCTCCACGGAGATCTCCGACTGGACACGACTTCGCCGATCGGATTCGGAGCTGCCCGATGATTTCACAGACACCTTCCCGCGAACCCCGCACCATCGTAGTGATCGGCAACGGCATGGTCGGCCATCGCTTCTGCGAACGACTGGTCGAGTGCGATGTCGAAGATCAGTACCGGATCGTCACCTTCTGCGAAGAGTCCCGCCCCGCCTACGACAGGGTTGGCCTGAGCAAATACTTCACGCACCGCGACGCCGGGCAGCTCATGCTCGCCGATCCCGCCTGGTACGCTGAGCACGACATCGAGCTGCACGTTGGCGACAAGGCGGTGAGCATCAACCGGTTTGACCGCGTGGTTGAATCGCAGCAGGGGCGACGAATCGGCTACGACATTCTGGTTCTGGCGACCGGGTCGTCGCCGTTCGTACCGCCAACACCCGGAGTGGACCTGCCCGGGGTGTTCGTCTACCGCACGATCGACGATCTCGACCAGATGCTGGCCTGGGGCGAATCGGCAAAACGGGCCGCGGTGATCGGCGGCGGACTCCTCGGGCTGGAAGCTGCCAAGGCCGTGCTCGATATGGGGCTGGAAGCCCACGTGGTCGAGTTCGCCCCCCGTCTGATGCCACGGCAGCTCGACGAGCGCGGCTCGCAGATTCTGGTAAGCCAGATCGAGTCGCTTGGGGCGAAAGTCCACCTGAATCGGCAGACCCGGCAGATTCTCGGCGAACACCGCGTCACCGGGATGGCGTTTGCGGACGAAACCAGCCTGGACGTCGACATGGTCGTCGTCTCAGCGGGCATCCGCCCCCGGGACGAACTGGCGAAAGCCTGCGGGCTGGATCTCGGCCCGCGCGGCGGGGTGATCGTCAACGATGCCCTCCTGACCAGCGACCCGCACATTTACGCCATCGGCGAAGTCGCACTGCACCGCGGGATGATCTATGGCCTCGTGGCTCCCGGCTACGACATGGCCGAGACGCTGGCGAAGAACCTGACCGGGGATTCCGGCGAGTTTCGCGGCGCCGATCTGTCGACCAAGCTCAAGCTGATGGGAGTCGACGTCGCCTCGTTCGGGCAGTACGAGGCCGACGCCGATGTTGCGAAATGCGTCTCGTTCGAAGACCCGATCGCAGGAATCTACAAGAAGCTGCTGGTCACCTCTGACGGCCGGCATCTGCTGGGTGGGATGCTGGTCGGGGACGCGTCCGATTTCACGCGCCTGCTGTCGCTGTGCAAGAGCGGCAAGCCGCTGCCGGGCTCGGCGTCCGATCTGCTTGGAATGGGCGGGGCCGCCACGGCCGGAGCGGCGGACCTCGACGATGATTGCCAGATCTGCTCGTGCAACAACGTCACCAAAGGGACGGTTTGCGCAGCGATCCGCGGAGGCGTCACGGCTGTCGGCGAACTCAAGAAGTGCACGAAGGCCGGTACCGGCTGCGGAGGTTGCATCCCGCTGGTCACGGACATTCTCAACGCGGAACTGAAACTCTCCGGGCAGAAGGTGGACCTGTCGCTGTGCGAGCATTTTGCCTACACCCGGCAGGAGCTGTTTCAGATTGTCAAAGTCAAAGGCTGCCGGACGTTCGACGCGCTGCTGGCCAGTCACGGCGCGGGGCACGGGTGCGAGATCTGCAAGCCGGCAGTGGCGTCGATTCTCGCCAGCCTGTGGAACGATCCGATCCTGAAACGCGAACATGCCACGCTGCAGGACACCAACGACCGGTTCCTGGCGAATATTCAGCGGGGCGGGCTCTACTCAGTGGTGCCGCGGGTCGCCGGCGGTGAAGTCACACCCGACAAGTTGATCGCCCTGGGGACCGTTGCGAAGAAGTTCGGTCTCTACACGAAGATCACCGGCGGGCAGCGGGTGGATCTTTTCGGTGCGCGGGTTCAGGATCTCCCCGACATCTGGGCGGATCTGGTGGAGGCGGGCTTTGAGAGCGGCCATGCCTACGGAAAATCACTTCGGACGGTGAAGAGCTGCGTCGGATCGACCTGGTGCCGGTATGGCGTGGGGGACTCCGTCGGTTTCGCGATTCGCATAGAAAACCGCTACAAGGGGCTCCGCTCGCCGCACAAGCTCAAAGGGGGCGTCTCCGGCTGCGTGCGCGAATGCGCCGAGGCCCAGGGGAAAGACTTCGGACTGATCGCCACCGAGCAAGGCTACAACCTCTACGTGTGCGGTAATGGCGGCGCGAAGCCCCGGCATGCCGACCTGCTGGCGGCCGATCTCGACGAAGAAACCTGCATCCGCTATCTCGACCGCTTCCTGATGTATTACGTCACCACGGCAGACCGGCTGACGCGGACCTCCGTCTGGCTCGACAAGCTGGAGGGGGGAATCGAACACCTGCGGGCCGTGGTCATCGACGACAAGCTCGGGCTGTGCGCCGATCTCGAAGCGATGATGCAGCGCGTCGTCGATACCTACCGTTGCGAATGGAAAGACGTCGTCGACGATCCGGAACTGCAGCAGCGGTTCCGGCAGTTCGTCAACACGGACGAAAGCGAGCCGGACATCGAGTTCGTCTCCGAACGGGGCCAGTCTCGCCCCGCCGACTGGCCAGATGAGGCGGAACTTGCCCAGCTCCAGTTGCCGAACGGCAAGGCTTATATTCCGGCAATCGATGGCCGGACCTGGGTGCGCGTCGGGAACGTCAAGGATTTTCCCCAGGATGGCGGCGGAACCATCCGCTACGGATATGCGCAGATCGCAGTCTTTCAGTTCGCCAGCCGCGGCGAATGGTACGCCACCTCCAACATGTGTCCCCACAAGCGGGAGTTCGTGCTCTCGCGCGGCATCCTGGGGGACGTGCAGGGTGAACCGAAGGTCGCCTGCCCGCTCCACAAGAAGACGTTCTCACTCAAAACAGGCCAGTGCCTGACTGGCGAGGAATACGTGATCGACACCTACCCGGTGAAGATCGATGGCGACGATGTCCTGTTATACCTGCCGCCCCCCGGGCGCCTGGCCGAGGCGCCGGCGGTCGAGCAGCGCCGGTGCGGGACAGGCTGCCATTCCTGCAGCGGCAGTCCGGTGGCAATCGGTCAGTCGGTCTAAACCAGCGACATCGATTCTCGAACAATGCGTCTTTTAGTCTTGTCCCCTCTCCCGCTGTCTTCAGCGGGAGAGGGCCAGGGTGAGGGTCTTCGAATGTGCCGAAGCGTCGTCCACGGAGAAGAGTCGGCGCGCCTCACATTCGTGGCCGGTGATTGAGTCCTTCTCGTGCGGAAGAGCGAATCCCGTGAAAACCGACCTGCCGCTCCCCGTGCTCGAAAGCCCGAGCCTCCCCTCGTTCCTGGAAGAACTCCTCGGGGCGCAGCAGGACCTCACCGCCGTCGAACGCTTCGCCCAGCTCCACGCGGCGGACACGCTGCCGGCCCAGGCCAAATACTACCGCTCGCTCCTGCCGGCGAAACCGCCGGGACCGGGCGAGCAGTATGCCTTCGAAGTCGACCTCGATCGCTGCTCCGGCTGCAAAGCCTGTGTCACCGCCTGCCATTCCCTCAACGGACTCGACGAACACGAAACCTGGCGGGACGTCGGGCTGCTGGTCGGCGGAACCAGCTCGCTCCCGGTCATTCAGCACGTCACCGCGGCCTGCCACCACTGCGTCGATCCCGCCTGCATGAACGGCTGCCCGACGCGGGCTTACGAAAAAGACCCCGTCACCGGCATCGTGCGGCACCTCGACGATCAATGCTTCGGCTGCCAGTATTGCGTCCTGGCCTGCCCCTACGACGTGCCGAAATACAGCCACAAAAAGGGCATCGTCCGCAAGTGCGACATGTGCTCCCAGCGGCTGGCCGTCGGGGAAGCCCCCGCCTGCGTACAGGCCTGTCCGCACGAGGCGATCCGGATTCAGGTGGTCTCGAAGGCCGATGTCGCCGCGGACTGCGAGGCCAACGTCTTTCTGCCAGGGGCGCCCGATCCGCAATTGACCGTCCCGACGACGACCTATCGCACGCAGAAGGTCTTTCCGCGCAACATGCTGCCGGCCGACTACTACAATGTCCGGATCGAGGACGCCCACGCTCCGCTGATCGTGATGCTCGTGCTGACGCAGCTTTCGGTCGGAGCCTGTTTCGTCAGTGCGGCCCTCTATGCGGGGGCGACGACGCCGATGATTGACGCCATCCGGCCCTGGCAGGCGGTCACAGCCCTCTGCTTCGGGCTGCTGGCGCTCGGGTCCTCGACCTTGCATCTCGGCCGTCCCCACCTCGCCTGGCGGGCGTTTCTGGGGCTGCGGACGTCATGGCTGAGCCGCGAAATCGTCGCGTTCGGCGTCTTCGCGAAGACCGCCGCGCTCTATGCCGCCGGGATGACGTTTCTCCCCTGGCTGATGACGATGGCCGTGACTTTATGGTACGTGCTGCAGGCGGGGGTGCTCCTCAGCGGACTGGCGGGCGTCTTTTGCTCGGCGATGATCTACCACTGGACGCGCCGCCCGACCTGGTCGGGACCGCGGACGTTCCTGCGATTCTTCGGCACGGCGGCGTGGCTGGGACTGACGGCGACGCTGCTTGCAGCGACGATCGCCGCCGCGCTGAGTCGCGATCTGAGCGTCGGCCCGGTCCTGTCCGAGTTCGTCGGCCGACTGGGCTGGCCGCTGATGACGGCGGCTGCGGCCAAACTGGCGTACGAAGCGCAGGATCTGCTCCATCGCTTCGACCGGCACCATACCTCCCTGAAACGGGTCGCCAGGTTGCAGACGGGGCCGCTGTCACTCCTGTCGATTGGCAGATTCACCCTGGGAGTCCTGGGCGGTCTCGTTCTCCCCTGGATGATGCTGCAGGAGACCGCGCAGACGTCGGCGTCCACCTGGGTTGTGCTGGTCGGCTTGACATTCGGGCTGTCGCTGGCAGGCGAACTGGCCGAACGGACGCTGTTCTTCATGACCGCGGTGGCGCCGCGGATGCCGGGAGCGGTGCGCACATGATTCCCAAGGCCGTCCAGGAACTGATCCGCGCCCACACCGGGCCATTGACTCGCGAGCTCGTCCAGAAACCCAGCCGGTTCGGACTGGGCCAGCTTCCGGTCCGCAATCATCCGGACGCCACGACCACGCTGGTCTGTGGGTTCTGCTCGACGGGTTGCGGGCTCAACGTCCATCTGCGAGACGGCGAGGCGATCGGGCTGTCGCCGAGCTCCGACTATCCCGTCAATCTCGGCATGGCCTGTCCCAAGGGCTGGGAAGCGCTGCGCGTGCTCGCCAGCCCGGACCGAGCCACGACGCCGCTGCTGCGAAACGCCGGCGGGAAGCTCGAACCGGTCGACTGGACCACGGCGGCGCACACCTTCGTCGGGCGGATGCGGAGTCTCCAGGAACGGCACGGGGCCGAGTCCGTGGCCTGGCTGGGCACCGGCCAAGCGACGGTCGAAGAACTGGCGTTCCTTGGAGCGCTGGGAAAATTCGGCCTGGGGATGCTTCACGGCGACGGGAACACCCGGCAGTGCATGGCCACGGCGGCAGTCGCGTACAAGCAGTCCTTCGGCTTTGATGCCCCGCCGTTTGCATACTCCGACCTGGAAGAATCGGACGTCCTGATTTTCGTCGGCGCCAATCCCTGCATCGCACACCCCATTCTGTGGGAGCGCGTGATGCGGAATCGTCGCTCGCCGAAGGTCGTCGTCATCGACCCTCGGCGGACCGAAACGGCGATGGCGGCCACGCACCATCTCGCGCTTCAGCCCAAAAGCGACCTGGTCCTGTTCTATGGCCTGGCGCAAATGCTGATCGAGCGGGGCTGGATGGACGAGGATTATCTCGCCGGGCACACGACTGGCTTTGATGGTTTTCGCGCGCACGTGGCGAATTATCCGCTGGAAGTCGTCTGCCGGGAAACCGGGCTGGAGGCAGCGCGGATCGAAGAGCTGACCCGGCTAATTCACGATCATGAGCGGGTTTCGTTCTGGTGGACGATGGGGGTCAATCAGTCTTACGAGGGGGTCCGCGTCGCCCAGAGCCTGATCAACCTGGCGCTGATGACCGGAAACATGGGCCGGCCGGGAACCGGGGCGAACTCGATCACCGGCCAGTGCAATGCGATGGGCTCCCGCCTTTTCAGCAACACCACCGGAATCGTCGGCGGGCGGGACTTCAAGAACCCGCAGGATCGCGCCGACGTCGCGGAGATCCTGGACATCCCTGTCGAGAAGATCCCCGATCGCGACAGTTGGAGCTACCACGAGATCCTGGAGGGAATTCTGCAGGGGAAGATCAAGGGCTTGTGGGTCGTCGCCACCAATCCCGCCCATTCCTGGATCAATCAGGACCAGGCCCGCGACATTCTGAGCCGGCTGGAGTTTCTGGTCGTCCAGGACATGTACGTCTCCACGGAAACGGCCCAGCTCGCCCACCTGGTTCTGCCGGCCGCCGGCTGGGGAGAAAAGGAGGGGACCTTCATCAATTCGGAGCGACGGTTCTCCCCGATCAAACAGGTCTCCCGTGCTCCGGGGCAGGCCCTGTCGGACTTTCGCATCTTTCAACTCATCGCGCGGGCGGCCGGTTTGCAGGAAATGTTCCGCGAGTGGTCGTCTCCGGAG harbors:
- a CDS encoding molybdopterin oxidoreductase family protein, producing the protein MIPKAVQELIRAHTGPLTRELVQKPSRFGLGQLPVRNHPDATTTLVCGFCSTGCGLNVHLRDGEAIGLSPSSDYPVNLGMACPKGWEALRVLASPDRATTPLLRNAGGKLEPVDWTTAAHTFVGRMRSLQERHGAESVAWLGTGQATVEELAFLGALGKFGLGMLHGDGNTRQCMATAAVAYKQSFGFDAPPFAYSDLEESDVLIFVGANPCIAHPILWERVMRNRRSPKVVVIDPRRTETAMAATHHLALQPKSDLVLFYGLAQMLIERGWMDEDYLAGHTTGFDGFRAHVANYPLEVVCRETGLEAARIEELTRLIHDHERVSFWWTMGVNQSYEGVRVAQSLINLALMTGNMGRPGTGANSITGQCNAMGSRLFSNTTGIVGGRDFKNPQDRADVAEILDIPVEKIPDRDSWSYHEILEGILQGKIKGLWVVATNPAHSWINQDQARDILSRLEFLVVQDMYVSTETAQLAHLVLPAAGWGEKEGTFINSERRFSPIKQVSRAPGQALSDFRIFQLIARAAGLQEMFREWSSPEAVFQILKRLSAGQPCDITGIEDYQHLDRAGGIQWPCPEESGEVAQERRLFEDGRFYHADKKAKLLYEAPRPMPEPPDAAWPLILLTGRGSVAQWHTQTRTAKSDVLRKLAPTSLYVEINPTDARKAGIEPQQTVIVESRRAAVSAKAFLTPQVAPGQIFLPMHYPEVNRLTDAVFDPYSKQPSYKACAVRIRKAD
- the nirB gene encoding nitrite reductase large subunit NirB — translated: MISQTPSREPRTIVVIGNGMVGHRFCERLVECDVEDQYRIVTFCEESRPAYDRVGLSKYFTHRDAGQLMLADPAWYAEHDIELHVGDKAVSINRFDRVVESQQGRRIGYDILVLATGSSPFVPPTPGVDLPGVFVYRTIDDLDQMLAWGESAKRAAVIGGGLLGLEAAKAVLDMGLEAHVVEFAPRLMPRQLDERGSQILVSQIESLGAKVHLNRQTRQILGEHRVTGMAFADETSLDVDMVVVSAGIRPRDELAKACGLDLGPRGGVIVNDALLTSDPHIYAIGEVALHRGMIYGLVAPGYDMAETLAKNLTGDSGEFRGADLSTKLKLMGVDVASFGQYEADADVAKCVSFEDPIAGIYKKLLVTSDGRHLLGGMLVGDASDFTRLLSLCKSGKPLPGSASDLLGMGGAATAGAADLDDDCQICSCNNVTKGTVCAAIRGGVTAVGELKKCTKAGTGCGGCIPLVTDILNAELKLSGQKVDLSLCEHFAYTRQELFQIVKVKGCRTFDALLASHGAGHGCEICKPAVASILASLWNDPILKREHATLQDTNDRFLANIQRGGLYSVVPRVAGGEVTPDKLIALGTVAKKFGLYTKITGGQRVDLFGARVQDLPDIWADLVEAGFESGHAYGKSLRTVKSCVGSTWCRYGVGDSVGFAIRIENRYKGLRSPHKLKGGVSGCVRECAEAQGKDFGLIATEQGYNLYVCGNGGAKPRHADLLAADLDEETCIRYLDRFLMYYVTTADRLTRTSVWLDKLEGGIEHLRAVVIDDKLGLCADLEAMMQRVVDTYRCEWKDVVDDPELQQRFRQFVNTDESEPDIEFVSERGQSRPADWPDEAELAQLQLPNGKAYIPAIDGRTWVRVGNVKDFPQDGGGTIRYGYAQIAVFQFASRGEWYATSNMCPHKREFVLSRGILGDVQGEPKVACPLHKKTFSLKTGQCLTGEEYVIDTYPVKIDGDDVLLYLPPPGRLAEAPAVEQRRCGTGCHSCSGSPVAIGQSV
- a CDS encoding DmsC/YnfH family molybdoenzyme membrane anchor subunit, whose translation is MKTDLPLPVLESPSLPSFLEELLGAQQDLTAVERFAQLHAADTLPAQAKYYRSLLPAKPPGPGEQYAFEVDLDRCSGCKACVTACHSLNGLDEHETWRDVGLLVGGTSSLPVIQHVTAACHHCVDPACMNGCPTRAYEKDPVTGIVRHLDDQCFGCQYCVLACPYDVPKYSHKKGIVRKCDMCSQRLAVGEAPACVQACPHEAIRIQVVSKADVAADCEANVFLPGAPDPQLTVPTTTYRTQKVFPRNMLPADYYNVRIEDAHAPLIVMLVLTQLSVGACFVSAALYAGATTPMIDAIRPWQAVTALCFGLLALGSSTLHLGRPHLAWRAFLGLRTSWLSREIVAFGVFAKTAALYAAGMTFLPWLMTMAVTLWYVLQAGVLLSGLAGVFCSAMIYHWTRRPTWSGPRTFLRFFGTAAWLGLTATLLAATIAAALSRDLSVGPVLSEFVGRLGWPLMTAAAAKLAYEAQDLLHRFDRHHTSLKRVARLQTGPLSLLSIGRFTLGVLGGLVLPWMMLQETAQTSASTWVVLVGLTFGLSLAGELAERTLFFMTAVAPRMPGAVRT